A window from Bacteroidetes Order II. bacterium encodes these proteins:
- a CDS encoding glycoside hydrolase family 16 protein codes for MINFRYNPNYWVLTGILFFFLTSGCDLNEGQNLPERNWSLTWSDDFDGQAGTLPNAQKWSFDIGRGENGWGNSELQYYTNRPQNAALDGSGNLVITAIKENFGGASYTSARIKTKDIFTQKYGRFEARIQTPYGQGIWPAFWMLGDNIETATWPLCGEIDIMEQRGQEPSVLNGSLHGPGFSGANPLTGKYVLKNSRFDTGFHVYAVEWFEDRIDFFVDDLLFHRITKKDIPTNGQWVYDHPFFMILNVAVGGNYVGAPNAGTNFPQKMIIDYVKVYQEM; via the coding sequence ATGATAAATTTTAGATATAACCCTAACTATTGGGTTCTCACAGGCATTTTATTCTTTTTCTTGACAAGTGGTTGTGATCTAAATGAAGGACAGAATTTACCTGAACGAAATTGGAGTCTGACTTGGTCGGACGACTTTGATGGACAAGCAGGGACGCTTCCTAATGCCCAAAAGTGGTCCTTTGATATTGGTAGAGGGGAAAATGGATGGGGCAATTCGGAGTTACAGTATTACACCAATAGACCTCAAAATGCTGCTTTAGATGGAAGCGGAAACCTCGTTATTACGGCCATAAAAGAAAATTTTGGAGGTGCCAGTTATACCTCTGCACGTATCAAAACAAAAGATATTTTCACACAAAAATATGGTCGTTTTGAAGCCCGTATTCAAACACCATATGGTCAAGGAATTTGGCCCGCTTTTTGGATGTTGGGTGATAACATTGAAACAGCAACGTGGCCTTTATGTGGTGAAATAGACATCATGGAACAACGCGGCCAAGAACCTTCTGTTCTAAACGGATCCTTGCATGGTCCCGGTTTTTCTGGTGCAAACCCATTAACGGGAAAATATGTCCTCAAAAACAGCCGATTTGATACCGGGTTTCACGTGTATGCGGTTGAATGGTTTGAAGACCGGATTGATTTTTTTGTGGATGATTTGCTCTTTCATCGGATCACTAAAAAAGATATTCCTACAAACGGGCAATGGGTTTATGACCATCCTTTCTTTATGATCCTGAATGTGGCGGTAGGCGGAAACTACGTGGGGGCACCTAATGCGGGCACCAATTTCCCACAAAAAATGATCATAGATTACGTGAAAGTATATCAAGAAATGTAA